Proteins from a single region of Chrysemys picta bellii isolate R12L10 chromosome 25, ASM1138683v2, whole genome shotgun sequence:
- the PWWP3A gene encoding PWWP domain-containing DNA repair factor 3A isoform X5, which yields MLISAGKRPNVRGLPKKRLLDFSITSTSPELESNSSEERDTPARKYKMLDGSKKPVNSKCVSWKQKTTAVSPLRRKGGCISGPEPLSGASKHKNYSDSPLSEFKKEENKGTSYSPVNKTKNCQLPDFDEDEEGLESSDLSLKFSSPGDISLDTTLVDEEEEEEDEELPSILLRQEPCSIEPGMLVWCKLRRYPYWPAVIKRVTRKYKKANVLLIEAGMNNKKAKGFSIGLKNLKHFDCKEKQKLIDKAKEDYSQEIEWCIELIADYRIRVGCRSFTGSFLEYCADDISYPVRKEVNQGKLQMTFPVIVEEDLEESLSETPPIKPSKKVLPDRTRAARDKANSKIVDFIVKTKGAEEHLLAILKSKKQSRWLREFLNSSQYMTCETYLEDEEQLDRVVNYLQEVCHEIDTRKLDVKNGDRIKFILDVLLPEAIIYAISAVDDIDYKKAEEKYIKGPSVSKREREIFDTEILEKKKLELLKTDLAPEDSV from the exons ATGTTAATATCTGCTGGAAAAAGGCCAAATGTTAGGGGTCTGCCCAAAAAGAGATTACTGGATTTTTCTATTACAAGTACATCACCTGAATTAGAGAGTAACAGCAGTGAAGAGAGAGACACTCCAGCAAGGAAATATAAAATGTTAGATGGGAGCAAAAAGCCAGTGAATTCAAAGTGTGTTAGCTGGAAACAAAAGACTACtgcagtgtcacctctgcgcagAAAAGGGGGATGCATAAGTGGCCCTGAACCTTTATCTGGGGCTTCTAAACACAAAAATTATTCTGATAGCCCTCTTTCTGAGTTTAAAAAAGAGGAGAATAAGGGTACTTCATATAGTCCTGTGAATAAAACTAAAAACTGTCAGCTACCTGATTTTGACGAAGACGAAGAAG GATTGGAATCCTCTGATCTGTCTTTGAAGTTTAGCTCTCCAGGAGATATCTCTCTCGATACAACTTTGGTagatgaggaggaagaagaggaagatgaagaactTCCTAGTATTCTTTTACGTCAAG AACCATGTTCAATTGAACCAGGGATGTTGGTCTGGTGCAAATTGCGAAGATATCCATATTGGCCAGCAGTG ATAAAAAGAGTGACGCGGAAATATAAAAAAGCAAACGTGCTGCTAATAGAAGCGGGTATGAATAACAAGAAGGCAAAGGG TTTCTCTATAGGTCTCAAAAATCTAAAGCACTTTGACTGTAAAGAAAAGCAGAAGCTAATA gACAAAGCCAAAGAGGACTACAGCCAGGAAATTGAGTGGTGCATTGAATTGATTGCTGACTACAGAATTAGAGTAG gTTGTCGTTCTTTTACAGGATCCTTCTTGGAATACTGTGCTGATGACATCA GCTATCCAGTTAGAAAAGAAGTTAATCAAGGTAAATTACAAATGACCTTCCCAGTCATAGTAGAGGAAGACCTTGAAGAATCTTTGTCAGAAACTCCACCTATCAAACCCTCCAAGAAAGTTCTTCCTGATAGAACGAGGGCCGCCAGAGACAAAGCCAACTCAAAGATAGTCGACTTCATAGTGAAGACAAAGGGGGCAGAAGAGCATCTTTTGGctattttgaaaagcaaaaagCAGTCCAGATGGCTGAGAGAATTTCTGAATTCAAGTCAGTATATGACCTGTGAGACCTACCTTGAGGATGAAGAGCAGTTGGACCGCGTGGTGAATTATCTGCAAGAAGTCTGTCATGAAATAGATACCAGGAAGCTGGATGTAAAAAATGGTGATAGAATAAAATTTATTTTGGATGTCCTTTTGCCTGAA GCCATCATTTATGCAATTTCTGCTGTGGATGATATCGACTACAAGAAAGCAGAGGAAAAGTACATAAAGGGACCATCTGTCAGCAAACG ggaAAGAGAAATATTTGACACAGAAATTCTAGAAAAAAAGAAACTGGAGCTGCTGAAGACTGACCTTGCCCCTGAAGACAGCGTATAG